GCAAGGCTCGTCAGGATGACGACTTGTACGAGCAGACTCATTCCCATCGTCCGGGTCCGGATACCGATTGCTTTTAAGACACCGAGTTGTTTCATTTTCTGCATCGTCAAGATATAGAAAAATGCGGTCAGGATCAACGCCCCGATGACGACGAGTGCGATGCGCATCATCTGAAAGGAATTTTGCTCCGCTGCGTAACCTGGTACGTTCTTAACGACTTCTTGTTTCGTAAACAGCGATTGATCCGTTTTAAGTGATTGACCGATGTACGCTGAGACATATGATGTCCCCATCTTTGACTGCCACGCTTGCCATGATTCATCCGTCATCCAAAGGACAGGGGCATGACTATAACGACCGTCTGTTACCGTACCGGCAATCCGGAACGTCTCTTTCGTCCGAAAATCAGTGATCGTATCGCCGACACGTGTTCCCCGTTGCTCCGCGTATGCGGCATCGACGAGAACTTCGCCTTTTTGTAACGACTGCAACTGTTTTGGACCGTACTGTGTCGCTTGCGGTAAAGCAAAGACCGTGACATCATCCTTTGTTCTATTCTTTTTCTCAAGCACCATGTTCTGGACGCCGAGCGCTTCCGCCCCCTTCGGTGTCTCGTCCACCTTTAGGAATGAACGGGTCAGCTGCCCTTCTGCATCTTTACTCAGCGCAAACTGCTCGACCGGCAGATTACGGACGGCAGCACCGTTGTCATAAGCCAGTCCATCCGCAAGTCCGGTAATCATCAAAATCAATAAAACGATCAACATCGTCACGATCGTCATCCAACTGAATCGCCCTTTCATCCGGACGAGTTCTTTCCATCCTAATTTCATTGCGTGATCCCTCCTGTATGTTCGCTACAGGATTGATGATACGACTGCAATATGAACGGAACATGAACGAACGCATCATGCGCGTAAAAAAGTCAACGTCACGGTCAGACCGGATGCATTAGACGACAAGCTCGCATCCCCACCGAGTTGACGCATCGTCTCTTTAACGATTGCAAGACCGAGTCCCGCCCCGCGCGACGTCCGGGCAACATCGCCTTGGTAAAAACGTTCGAAGGCATGTGCAATCTGTTGTTCGGTCATGCCTGGTCCTTCGTCCTGGATTCGGACAATGACCTGATCCGCCTGTTCTTGCGCTTGAATGTGAATCGTCGCTCCTTCTGCCGAGACCGAGACGGCGTTTCGAACGACGTTCTGAAAGACGTGTTCGAGTGCACTGGCATCTGCTTGAATCTGCAATGTCGTTGGTACGTCAAACGCAACCGCAATCCCTTGCTCATCCAGCTGAAAAGCAAGTGTTGTTAGTGTCGCCTCTAGACTCGTGCGCAGA
This window of the Exiguobacterium acetylicum genome carries:
- a CDS encoding ABC transporter permease produces the protein MKLGWKELVRMKGRFSWMTIVTMLIVLLILMITGLADGLAYDNGAAVRNLPVEQFALSKDAEGQLTRSFLKVDETPKGAEALGVQNMVLEKKNRTKDDVTVFALPQATQYGPKQLQSLQKGEVLVDAAYAEQRGTRVGDTITDFRTKETFRIAGTVTDGRYSHAPVLWMTDESWQAWQSKMGTSYVSAYIGQSLKTDQSLFTKQEVVKNVPGYAAEQNSFQMMRIALVVIGALILTAFFYILTMQKMKQLGVLKAIGIRTRTMGMSLLVQVVILTSLAFLVSVAITYLTSRFLPSDLPFRFEWTTSLIYGGILLVTAILGALVPLRMVKKLEAADAMGGMNG